A single Hippocampus zosterae strain Florida chromosome 17, ASM2543408v3, whole genome shotgun sequence DNA region contains:
- the LOC127590273 gene encoding uncharacterized protein LOC127590273 isoform X2 produces the protein MFKQVDGQADLRAIDVSVRNSFKWSWLKEKDMNGDFSSDSIRKVDKPGLAICIWCNDTLRYGSSGKKDLKTHSKKVKHDAVRKSMQTNQSLPAVFSATKALNEGTTSKASSSLPYGAAPNILDSSSCPELVQPPRPYVSMVDRKAHLEAMTLSFIAEHSLPLSLTPRLTNFAQEFGRDSKRIQMERTTASYKLRQ, from the exons ATGTTCAAGCAGGTAGACGGACAAGCAGACTTACGCGCGATAGACGTGAGTGTGAGGAACTCGTTCAAGTGGTCATGGCTCAAAGAAAAGGACATGAACGGAGATTTTTCGTCTGACTCTATTCGGAAGGTCGACAAACCAG GGCTTGCTATCTGCATTTGGTGCAACGATACCCTTAGGTACGGATCATCAGGGAAGAAGGATTTAAAAACCCACTCAAAGAAAGTGAAGCACGATGCTGTGAGGAAATCCATGCAAACAAACCAGTCCCTTCCTGCAGTGTTCAGTGCAACCAAAGCCCTGAATGAAGGAACAACTTCCAAGGCTTCATCCAGTCTGCCATACGGAGCTGCACCTAATATACTTGACAGTAGCAGCTGCCCTGAGCTGGTTCAGCCACCACGTCCCTACGTCAGTATGGTGGACAGAAAAGCTCACTTAGAAGCGATGACACTGTCATTCATCGCAGAACACTCACTGCCACTGAGTTTAACACCTCGACTCACCAATTTTGCACAGGAGTTTGGTAGAGATAGCAAACGAATACAAATGGAGAGGACCACAGCTTCATATAAGCTCAGACAGT AG
- the LOC127590273 gene encoding uncharacterized protein LOC127590273 isoform X1, which translates to MFKQVDGQADLRAIDVSVRNSFKWSWLKEKDMNGDFSSDSIRKVDKPGLAICIWCNDTLRYGSSGKKDLKTHSKKVKHDAVRKSMQTNQSLPAVFSATKALNEGTTSKASSSLPYGAAPNILDSSSCPELVQPPRPYVSMVDRKAHLEAMTLSFIAEHSLPLSLTPRLTNFAQEFGRDSKRIQMERTTASYKLRQSYRSFA; encoded by the exons ATGTTCAAGCAGGTAGACGGACAAGCAGACTTACGCGCGATAGACGTGAGTGTGAGGAACTCGTTCAAGTGGTCATGGCTCAAAGAAAAGGACATGAACGGAGATTTTTCGTCTGACTCTATTCGGAAGGTCGACAAACCAG GGCTTGCTATCTGCATTTGGTGCAACGATACCCTTAGGTACGGATCATCAGGGAAGAAGGATTTAAAAACCCACTCAAAGAAAGTGAAGCACGATGCTGTGAGGAAATCCATGCAAACAAACCAGTCCCTTCCTGCAGTGTTCAGTGCAACCAAAGCCCTGAATGAAGGAACAACTTCCAAGGCTTCATCCAGTCTGCCATACGGAGCTGCACCTAATATACTTGACAGTAGCAGCTGCCCTGAGCTGGTTCAGCCACCACGTCCCTACGTCAGTATGGTGGACAGAAAAGCTCACTTAGAAGCGATGACACTGTCATTCATCGCAGAACACTCACTGCCACTGAGTTTAACACCTCGACTCACCAATTTTGCACAGGAGTTTGGTAGAGATAGCAAACGAATACAAATGGAGAGGACCACAGCTTCATATAAGCTCAGACAGTCTTACAGAAGTTTTGCATAA